The Vicia villosa cultivar HV-30 ecotype Madison, WI linkage group LG1, Vvil1.0, whole genome shotgun sequence genome includes a region encoding these proteins:
- the LOC131644566 gene encoding DNA topoisomerase 6 subunit A, with product MADNKKRRRTEPTEEILPFKNKLKPDSIILEILKELKTSCASSSGTKTPTLDELSLPFHCREVADLSLSSVQSNIESLVLKIAHSILAGNGFAFDVPSRSSANQLYVPELDRIVLKDKSSLRPFANISTVRKTTITARIIQLIHQLCQKGIHVTKRDLFYTDVKLFQDQMQSDTVLDDVSCMLGCTRSSLNVVAAEKGVVVGRLIFSDNGDMIDCTKMGMGGKAIPPNIDRVGDMQSDALFILLVEKDAAYMRLAEDRFYNRFPCIIVTAKGQPDVSTRLFLRKMKTELKLPVLALVDSDPYGLKILSVYGCGSKNMSYDSSHLTTPDIKWLGVRPSDLDKYKIPEQCRLPMTEQDIKTGKDMLEEDFVKKNPGWVEELTLMVKTKQKAEIQALSTFGFQYLSEVYLPLKLQQQDWL from the exons ATGGCCGACAACAAAAAGCGCCGCCGTACAGAACCAACCGAAGAAATCCTCCCCTTCAAAAACAAACTCAAACCAGACTCAATCATCCTCGAGATTCTCAAAGAGTTAAAAACCTCATGCGCATCTTCCTCCGGAACCAAAACCCCAACCCTAGACGAACTCTCACTCCCCTTCCACTGTCGCGAAGTCGCCGACCTTTCCCTCTCCTCCGTCCAATCCAACATCGAGTCCCTCGTTCTCAAGATCGCTCACTCGATCCTCGCCGGTAATGGATTCGCCTTCGATGTTCCGTCTCGTTCTTCTGCTAACCAGCTCTATGTTCCAGAACTGGATCGTATTGTTCTTAAGGATAAGTCGTCTCTTCGTCCTTTTGCTAATATATCCACTGTTCGGAAAACTACTATTACTGCGAGGATTATTCAGCTTATCCATCAGCTTTGCCAGAAAGGGATTCATGTCACTAAGCGTGATCTGTTCTATACTGATGTTAAGCTTTTCCAGGATCAG ATGCAATCTGACACGGTTTTGGATGATGTTTCGTGCATGTTGGGCTGCACACGTTCAAGCCTCAACGTTGTTGCGGCAGAGAAAGGGGTGGTTGTGGGAAGGTTGATTTTCAGTGACAATGGAGATATGATTGATTGCACCAAAATGGGTATGGGTGGAAAGGCGATTCCGCCTAATATTGATCGAGTTGGGGATATGCAGAGTGATGCTCTGTTCATTCTCTTGGTGGAGAAGGATGCTGCTTATATGAGGTTGGCTGAAGATAGGTTCTACAATCGCTTTCCGTGTATAATCGTTACGGCAAAGGGGCAACCTGATGTTTCCACGAGGCTGTTCTTGAGGAAGATGAAGACTGAGTTGAAGCTTCCTGTGCTGGCACTTGTGGACAGTGATCCTTATGGATTGAAAATTCTGTCGGTTTATGGGTGTGGGTCGAAGAACATGTCCTATGACAGTTCTCATCTGACTACCCCTGATATAAAATGGCTAGGGGTTAGGCCTAGTGATTTAGACAAGTACAAGATACCAGAGCAGTGCAGGTTGCCCATGACCGAGCAGGATATTAAAACTGGAAAAGACATGTTGGAGGAGGATTTTGTCAAGAAGAATCCTGGTTGGGTTGAGGAATTGACGTTGATGGTTAAAACTAAGCAGAAGGCTGAGATACAGGCTTTGAGCACCTTTGGTTTTCAGTATCTCTCTGAGGTTTATTTGCCCTTGAAATTGCAGCAGCAGGATTGGCTGTGA